TTGTCCCAATAGATGGTATACAGAGAATACAAACAGTAAAAACCTGGCCCGGGGTAATGGCGGTTGTACGGCAAAAGAGGTATGCGTTAACCGATATTACAGACGGGACAGTTATTATTGCATTAGAAAATGTTGCTGACCCGGGTAATCTCGGGACGATTATACGCACCTGCGACTGGTTTGGGGTAAAGAATATTATGCTCAGCGAAAATTCGGTGGATGTTTATAACGAAAAAACTGTCCGCGGGACTATGGGCTCAATCTTTCGTACCCGTGTGTATGAATCTATAACAATTATGGAGGACATCGCTAAGATGAAAAAAAACGGGTACTCTGTGTACGCATTAACCCTTGATGGTGAAGATGTTAAGGAGACAAAGTTAGCATCAAAAAACAGTATATATCTTTTTGGTAACGAGTCTACGGGGTTAACCGAATATGTTGTGGAGAAGGCTGATAAGAAATATAAAATATCCGGCGGGGGAAACAGGATTGACTCGTTAAACCTAGCGGTTTCAGTCGGGGTGGTGCTTAATAATATCATTAATTTAAAGTCATGAAAAAATTTACATGCGACGTTTTAGTTATAGGCGGAGGTGTTACCGGGGTAACTGCGGCAGTAGCTGCTGCACGGAATGGCGCTGATACCTTACTGGTTGAACGTTATGGCACCTTAGGCGGGTTAGCAACTATGGGAATGGTCAGCCCGATGTACGGTTTCTGGAGTGGTGATACTCAGGTAGTGAAAGGTATTGCTGAGGAAGTTATCAACGAACTCCGGAAATATCACGGTGGGACGTTAGGGTATCAGTTACTGGTAGATAATTGTCCCGGTGAGAACAAGTGTACTGACGATTATAAATGTCCTGCCAGCGGTGTTAAACGCGTAGCTGTGGTGGACACCGAAATTCTTAAACTTGTATTACCTAAGATGTTGGAAGAAGCCGGGGTGCGTGTGATGTTATACACACAGGTAGTGAATACCTCAGTAAAAACACGACGGGTTGTGAGTGTTGCCATAGAATCTTATGGCCGGGCTATTATCACACCACGGGTTGTGATTGACGCTACGGGTGACGGCCTTATCGCGGGGAAGTTATCACCCGAAAAAACAGGTATAATCAAGCAAATACAAAAACCGCCAACATTGATGTTCCGTATAGGTAATGTAAAGATTAAAAAAAACAGGGTTTTTTATAAAGGCGGTGACGGTATCGGGCGGTTATTGTTACTCCGTTGGCCGAACTCGGGAGAGTATATCGTGAACTCACCCTCAGGTATAAACAAGTTCGATGGTACTGATGCCGCAAGTCTTACTCATGCGCAAATCACAGCTGCAAAACTTGTTGCCCCGCGGGTCGAGTATTTACGGAAAAACGTTCCCGGATGCGAGGACATAAAACTTCTCGGTGTTGCTGCGCAGATAGGCATCCGTGACTGTTTACGGGTAAAAGGAGATTATACGCTCACACTTGACGATGTGATATCCGACCGTAAGTTCAAAGACGGTATTGCAGCGGGATGCCATCCGGTTGACCTCCATATGCCAAGTGATAAATTAGGCGGGAAAAATATTATACGGCGCCGGTGTGGCGGGTTCTACCATATACCCTACCGCAGTTTAGTACCGTCTAAGACTGATAACCTGTTAATGGCAGGGAGGTGTATCTCCGCTACGTTTGAAGCACAGGGTTCTACCCGCGTACAGGCAACCTGTATGGCAACAGGGCAGGCGGCAGGGACTGCTGCGGCGTTATGCATAAAAGATAAGTACTGTGACCTGCGTAAAGTTAATATGACGGAGTTACGTAATAAGTTATTGAAACAAAACGTGGTATTGTAGGATTAGGATAGTAACCATAAATAGTTGTATGTTGTGTCAGGTTGTAAAAAGGAGTGTTGTAATGTTGTACCGCAATTGTATGCCAGTTGTTCTCACAGTATCATTTATGTTAATCCTAACCTATGCTAATGTTCAAGCAGGACAGAATTTTAACGAATTATCCCGCCTCGCTGATAAGTATGGGACGGATAAAGGAAAGTTGAGGACGGAATTATACGATCTTATATTGTACCCCTTAAAAAATGATGCAGAAAAAGTGTTTGAGATAGGGATACTTGATGGTGCGTCACTAAAAATGTTTCAGGACTACTTTACCTCTGCTACTATCTACGGGATAGACATCGATGATAAAAATGACCTGGAGACCGAACGCATAAAAACGTTTATCGCTGACCAGGCTGAACGTGTACAGCTGAAGAAGTTTATTGATAAATTTGGTGGGGATTATGATCTTATTCTTGATGACGGCGGGCATTCAATGCGTCAACAGCAGGTAAGTGCTGGTTTTTTATTTCCTTATGTTATACCCGGAGGATATTATGTTATTGAAGACCTCCACACTTCATTTTTAACTGATGAAGAGTACGGGGTTAATACTGCGAAAACAAATACTACACTCCAGATGGTATATAACTATATTGAAACAGGCGAGATCAAAAGTGAGTACCTCACAAAAAATGAAATTAAGTACTTAATGCAAAATATTAGTTATAGCGTGATTTACAGCCGGAACAACGGAAAATCTATACTTTGTGTATTTAAAAAAGATAACGAAAATGACCTTACTGAACTTGCGAATGAATATGGTACGGATAAAGGCGCAGCGAAGTTTGGGCCAAAAATTCAGAGATCAGATAATGAGGATGGCGATGAGTATGAAAATATTAAGTACCATAATTACACAGAATTTTATTATGATATTTTTTTGCCTATAAAAACATCTGCGCAAAAAATCTGTGAGATCGGTATCGCCGCAGGTGCATCGTTAAAAATGTTTCGTGATTACTTTAGTTCCGCCACAATATATGGAATTGATATAGAAGATTGTTCATTTATGGATTCTGACAGAATAAAAACGTTTGTAGCGGACCAGGAAGACCGTGAACAACTTAAAGGGTTTGTTAATAAGTACGGCAGCGGGTATGACCTTATTCTGGACGATGGCGGGCATACTATGGGGCAACAGCAGGTAAGTTTCGGGTACTTGTTCAAACAAATTAAGTCCGGGGGGTATTATATAATTGAAGATGTTCATACATCTCTTACCGGTTCCGAGTCGGATGGCGTGGATGAAGAAAAGAAAAATACAACGTTGACTATGATAAAGAAGTATACAGAGTCAGGGATTATTGAAAGCAAGTATTTAACCCTGCAGGAGCGTAAGTACTTAACAGAAAACATTATTTCCTGTACGTTATTCAGCAGGAATAACGGTAACTCAATAACTTGTGTATTAAAAAAGAAATAACGTAATAAGAAAGGGATTACACACATTATGCTACAGGCAAAGGTTGTGGAGTACAATAAAATTGTGGTGGAAGACGTTCCAGTCCCGCATGCTGGGAAAGGCGAGGTTGTCTTAAAAGTAATTATTTGCGGTATCTGCGGGTCTGACATCCATGCGTTTACCGGGAAGCATCCGTTTATCACCCCGCCGATAGTACCCGGGCATGAGATGAGCGGTGTAATACACGAACTTGGTGACGGGGTCACAGGATTGAAACCCGGTGAGCGTGTAACAATTGAACCGTCTATAGTATGCGGTACGTGCCCGCAATGCCGGGCAGGACGGTATAATATATGTGACAACCTAAAAGTTATAGGGTGCCAGATAGACGGCGCATTCGCGGAGTATCTTAGAGTCCCTGCTGATCGTGTCGTCAAAATCCCGGACACTATGACACACGACCAGGCGGTATTCATAGAACCCGCTGCTGTGGCGGTACATACGGTTATCCGAGCAGGGATTGAAAATTTAGCAGCCCCCTCTGCGTGTGTGCTTATCACCGGTGCAGGAACTATCGGGTTGATGGTATTACAGACCGCTGTAGCGTTTGGCGCACGGGAGATTGTAATTACTGACACCATAGATTCACGTTTGGAACTAGCAAAAAAACTTGGCGCAAAATACGGGGTTAACATCAAAACTGTTACCCTTACCAATTGGATGAAGGATAAGTACGGTATCCAAAACCCGGTAACCCTTGCGTTTGATTGTGTGGGTAACGAATTTTCGTTTGACAGTTGTATCCTCACCGCGAGGAAAGGCGCAAGGATTGTTGTTGTCGGTGTGTATCCCGGTAAAGTACCGGTTAATATGTCATGGGTACAGGACCGCGAGTTTGAAATTGTGGGGACGTTGATGTATACCAGGAAAGATTATGTTAAAGCTATCGAACTTATTGATACCGGGAAAATACATAATACTGAGTTAATATCTAAACGTGTACCGTTGAAAGATGTAGCGTCATTATACGCATCGATTGGTAAGCCATCACCTAACCCCGGGATAAAAATGTTGGTGGATATCAGCACTGACCTCGGGAAATAAGGTTTATTTCAAATCCAATACACGTTTGATCTCCGGGCACAAAACATCAGCTATGCGTACAGACCCGTAATCGTTGGGGTGTAACCCATCTGTTGTACAGTCAGCAGCGGAATTACCAAAATATGTCATTCCGTCGACAAACCAGATAAACTTATCACCAGCGTTCTGTAACTCTTTTATATGCGAGATACCAAACTCGCGTTTTTTTGTAGCTAACGGTGCGGCTGTACCGTTAACATAATCCTTAGGTACTTTTGGGCAGGAAGTCACAATAATGGGTATATCCTTATGTGCTGTACGGAGAATATTGATAAATTCAGGTAATGTTTTTTGGTAACTTTCCACCGTACCGACATTACGTTCATAGTCCAGTACGTACATCGCAACGGGTGAGATTTCAGCAAGCGCATGCGCGACTTCTGGTTCGCCTTTCCCGCTGCCGCCAAAGCCAACATTAATAATTTCGTAGTTAATCCTCCGGCTGAGAATACTGGTGAATGTCATCCCGGGACGTGAAACGTTATGCCCTTGGGTAATAGATGTGCCGTAGAAAACAATTTGTTTATTACTGTCGTATGGTAAAGGCGGTTCTATCACTGCGGTAGAGTCAAGCCCAACCATAAAATCTTCTACATGCGTTGAGATTGGTAAGTACAGAGTTACATCCCGGAGTTTGGATTCTTTAAGTTCGTACATCACGCTTTCATACCACGTGTTTTTTATGCCAAACCGCGCGGTACTGATAAACTGCATCCCTTCTTTCTCTGTAGTACCCGGTGTTCCAAAGTAGCAGTCCACGCCGTTTTGCCCGGAGTATGCCATCTGTGGATTCGTTGCGAGGCGGTTTAGCCTCACCCTGACGACAAGTTTGCGGCTATCTGTGCGGAACCGTACTTGTGTCCCCGAACCAAATGTTGCACGGTTAACCACCGCAGAGGGGAGGTTGTATTTTGGGTCTGTTGGCATACGGTGATAGGTTTTTTGTTTATCAAACCACGCGAGCCCACAGACTTTCATTTGACAGTTATCGTCAGTTCTGGGATTAACCCAGCGTAATGCTTTATATTTACTTTTCGTAAAATCCGGGCTGGAGACTGTTACGTCAAAATCGGAAGGTTGTTCCGCATAAATTTCGGGATCGTTGGAAACCATTGCAGCGTTGATAGCTGGAAGAGTCGTAGTGGCAAAAAATGCAAAAATCAATGTGTTAATAATAGACGGTCTAAACTTGTACATAAAAAGTATATTCCTCTCAAATACTATCTCTTTATCCATGATGTAATATATTCCGTATTCGGAGGTAGTGTTAGTACCGGGCAGCGTTCTAATACCTGCCATCCTCCGCTGATACTTACCGCACTACAGGTGAGCGTAAAATGTGCCATCGCAATGCCGAGATCTACTCTCTGCAAATCTACTCCCAGGACTTTCAGCATTGCCTGGTAACTAGGCAGGCGTTCAATAAAAAAGTGTACATCCTTCCCGTCTTTGACTAACCTCCACGGCTGACGGTTGGACGCTGACGGTGCAATGCGAACCATCTCAAACGGTACAGCGTACTCCCCGGCATCAACGTCTTTTGTGAATGCTGTATTAAACGTTTTATCATAAAACAATTCATTCCACGGTTTACGGTTACGCGAGCCGAACATTTTACGTAATGCCTTATGCCGGAGGTCGTCTACCACAACTCCAACCGGTGTAATAGCGGGGATAAGTTCGGTAGTTTGTACGTCTAACAACTTAACAAAATCATGCCGGTTAAACGACCCGCCAAGCCAGCATGTACCTAAGTTTATATCAGTAAGGTGAATTATAAGTTTTTCCATCGCGTACCCAAAATCTTCAAGCCCGCGTTGCGATTTCTTTACTTTTCCTGCAATATAAGTTTGCGCGCCGGTAATCATTCCGTATGTCCCCATTATTGAAATTTTAATATCAATTTCAGTAGAATTTATTAGTTTCAACACTATTTCATTACCAAAAGGGAGGGATGAGACACAAGCCGGAATAAGGTTTTCAATTTGTTTTTGTAAGTCGGGATTCAAAGGTTGGTTTTCATAACTACGAAACGAAATCCGTGATTTTATTACGTCAATAACACTCTTCTCAAAATCCGGTTCAGCCACTGCAATCCCCCCTTATGTAATTTAAATAACTTTTTCAAGTTCTAATAACGAATGTTTGGATAATTTGCGGTAGTCCGTGATATCATACCGGCAATTTTCTACGTCGTTAATTATTATACGGAACCGCCCGATAAATGTAAGCTGCTCATTGCGTTCTTTAACGTACAAAACCTTTTTTCCGCGGTTGGTAATAATTTCCCACCGGAATGCGTTCGGCCCTTTTTCAATATCCACAATTTCTGTTACTACCGGCATTACGTATCTTAACCACAACTCGTGGCGGATAAGTTTTTGCTGGTCCGCAGATAATACGCTTAATTTTTGTAGTATACCGATTTCTTTGTTTCCTTTATCGCAGATTGAAATATACTCTTCCGGTGCGGTGATAGGGAATACGCGTACCGGGCGGATGATAGGATACACTTCTTTTATACCATCAGAACCTATGAGTTCCATTGCTAACCCGCCAGTGTCATTGGCATTACGGTAAAACTTTACTTTTGCAGGGTCAATTATATACTGTGTATATCTGTCCATGTCTTCTGTCATATAAGTGTTATACTCTCCTAATCTGTGATAACTGCTCCTGTAATTTTACTAGTTTATAAAACGCGCCGTTTTTTTCAATTAACTCTTGATATGTGCCAATCTCAATATTCTTGCCTTCCTCAATAACTAACAGCCTGTGGCAGTTACGCAGGGTTGATAACCTGTGGGCTATAACTACAGTTGTCCTGCCGGTGACTAAACGTTCTAGTGCTTCCTGAATATCTCTTTCAGTTTCAAGGTCAACGGATGATGTTGCTTCATCCAGAATAAGAATCCTTGGGCTGGAGAGTACTGCTCGGGCGATTGAGATACGCTGTTTTTCGCCAACGGATAAACGTACCCCGCGTTCACCGACGTTGGTGTCGTAACCATCCGGTTTTTTTATAATAAAATCATGAGCATTTGCGATCTTTGCCGCACGGATAATGTCGTTGCGGCTGGCGTTTGGTTTGGCATACAAAATATTTTCTGCGATTGTTCCACTGAAGAGATAGGGTTCTTGCAATACAATACCTACGTGTTTCCTGAAATCTGCATACTTAATCTTTTTTACGTCATGGCCGTCAATAAAAATTGTTCCTGCGTCGGTATCGTACAGCCGGCAGATAAGGTTGATAATCGTACTTTTACCTGCGCCGCTATGCCCGGCTAACCCAACAATCTCATTCGGCGCGATCTTGAGTGACAGGTTGGTTATAACGGGTTTAAATTTGTTGTATCCAAATGTAACATTCCGGAACTCAATTTCGCCTTTCAGATCATTGACTTCTACAGCATCAGGCGCGTCTTTGATCTCGGGTTCGGTTTCAATAATATCAAAAATCCGTTCTCCCGCACTGAGCGTGTTTACTACCGTATTTGCCATTCGCGTAAGAGTTTGTACAGGGCGGTAAAACATGCTTAAGTATCCGGAGTACGCAATTACATCACCCAGTGTCATTTCCTGCGCGAAAATAAACTTACCCCCGACATACCATACAATCACGCTGCCCAGCATGATTAATAAATGCGAAATTGGGTGGTAGATTGCCCATTTTTTTTCTAATAAAATACCGGCATCGCGAAAATCAATATTTTTTTCGTCAAACTTCTGGAGTTCAGCTTTCTCCTGCCCAAATGCTTTGACCACCCGTACGCCGGAGAGCGTATCGCTAACCAACGCACTTATTTTAGCGCGGGTTTCGAGGTAACGATGGAAATATACCCGTACCTTAGGCCAGATTGATTTAAAAAACCAGATGGTGATTATAATAGGAATAATTATTATGACAGTTAGTTTCCAGCTAAGTTTGCACAAAAAAAATCCGATACCGATAATTGTCAATATACTTTCTGTAGTTATTGGTAACCAGTCGACTAACAATTGCCCAACTTCGTTAGTATCCTGGTTCACCCGCGCCATTAATGAACCGGTTTGTTTCTTATCATAAAAAGATAATGATAGTTCCTGCAGCCGTGCGTAAAGCTGTGTCCGTACGTCATACACAACTTTATGCCCGAGTATTGCGACCAGCTGTCCATGTAACGCACTCAAAAAGTTTTGGCCGATATATGAAATGAGTAATGCTAACGCCAATGGAGCAAGCATCCACTCATTTTTCATGGGTTTCAATACGTCATCCACTAAAATTTTGCTAGTATACGGTGCAACTAATCCGCAGAGAGTGGAAAGTATCATTACTAACAATACAACCCATAAACTTTTGGTGTACGGCCTGGAAAACTCAAGTAATCGTGTAAACGTACGTCCTTTTTTCGAGCATGCAGGACAGCTTTCCATTCCTTCAGGTATGGGAAATCCGCAGGTTTCACAATACTTTGTATGTTCTTCAGGAACAACATTTTGTTTACTATCTTTTTTTTGTACCTTGGACTGGATTGAGTGTGCTAACCTGGCAAACCGTCTTGCATGCGTATTCGAGTACAACGCTGCACGCAGGGTTTCACCGTCCGGAGTGATGAGTTCAAGAATCCCGCCGCCAACTGTATTCTCAGCTTTTGCATCAGCGAGTGTTGAGAGCGCATATTCTGTGCGGAGACTATAGCTTTCAAGCTCTTCATCCCCTGTCTGTGTATAAATTAAAACCCGGGTTGAGGTTAATACAACCCATTCTTTGCCGTATGTCGCGTCAAATAATAAATCGGTAAGCGCTGATATAATAATAGTTTCATTGGGAAACTGCTGTTTCACAGCTTCACTCACCATTACCGGTAAAATATTCTGTCCTTTTTTTAGTTGATTATTTTTTCTAAGTTTTTTTAGCACAACAACAGTCCTTTAATAAACAAAACCATATTTAAACGTATAACCGATGTGTTGTATTATATAATATTGCTGACTTCTATATTTAAGGATATTATTAACATATCATTAAGAAATAACGGGGGGGGGGAGAACCTAAAAATGGTAGGCAAACAAAAAGTAGTTTTACGGATATTACTGTCTTCGGTGACAGTGGTAACGTTTATGCGTTCTGCGGACGCAAAAAAACCAAATGTTGTTCTTATAGTAGCTGATGACCTAGGGTATAACGGGCTTAGTATCCAGGAATGCCATGATATCGCAACACCGAATATTGATAGTATCGCAAAAGACGGGGTGAGGTTTACCAACGGGTACGTTTCATGCCCGGTCTGTTCTCCCAGCCGTGCAGGGTTCATAACAGGACGATACCAACAACGGTTTGGGCATGAGTTTAACCCAGGCACGGCAGTAGAATCCGGGAATTTGGTACTAACCGAGAAAACGTTAGCGGAACAATTAAAACCCGCGGGGTATGTTACCGGCATATTCGGAAAATGGCATCTTGGACGGAAGGACGCTCATCGGCCGTTGCAACGCGGTTTTGACAACTTCTTTGGTTTTCTCGGCGGGGCGCATATGTATATGAACTACAAAATCACGAGTGAAGAAGGGTATAATAATATTTATAACGGCAACACACCGGTTGAAGATGGGTATACCACAGATGTATTCACACGTGAAGCTGTGAAGTTTATTGACAATAACGCGGTGGGTAAAACCCCGTTTTTTTTGTATCTCCCGTATAACGCTGTGCATTTACCGTTACAAACAACACCGGAGTATCTTAGTAAGTTTAATAATATTACAGACCCTAAACGGCGCCAGCACGCAGCTATGCTCACGTCATTGGATGATAATATCGGGTATATCCTGGCCACCCTGAAAAAGTACGGGCTTGAGAATGATACGATTGTAATATTTATCAGTGACAACGGTGGGCCGACTTTAGCAAATACTTCGAGTAACCTTCCTTTCCGCGGGTATAAAGGCAATGTTTTGGAAGGCGGGATACGCGTACCGTTTATGATAAAATGGCCGGGTAAACTTACTGCAGGGAAAATATATAATGAACCAGTGATATCGTTGGATATTGTACCAACAGTCCTCTCCGCTGCAGGAATAGATATCCCCGTCGAGTTAGACGGAGTGAATCTTATGCCATATATTACCGCACAGAAAAATAGTAGTCCTCATAATGCACTGTTCTGGCGGTATGGCATGCAAAAAGCTGTTCGATCAGGTGAGTGGAAACTTGAAACAACGGGTATTGGTACGGGAACGACTGGGAAAAATCCTCAGAAGTGGGAGTTATACAACCTCGCTATTGACCTTGGGGAGGAAAATGATGTTGCTGCAGCTAATCCTGATATAGTCAATAAACTATATGCGTTATATACAAACTGGGAGCAACAAATGATCCCGCCAAAGTGGTCCGGAAAAGTGAAAACCGTAAAAAAGAAAAAGAAAGGTTAGTTTATTTCCTAATCATTATTTTTAAGCGCTTCATCTGTGACCCAGCCGGCGTTTCCGCAATCCACATACGGTGCGGATTTGCGGGTAAGTACTCATACCCATCGGGCTTGTGTGACTGAAACGCTTCAGCATAGGACATTCTGTTATGCAACCCCATCCGGCCGTTAACAGTTTCTATGCATTTCCGTCCGAGTTCACCAGGATAATACTGGCTTTCTAAACAATCCATTGCAGCAACTTTACGGTCAATGACTGAGGTAATGTCTACTAACACATTGCCATACCGTTCACCTTCTGTTGTGAGGCACGAAGTTTGTCCGTTCATAACCATAAAAAACGTTTGTGCGGGAAATATTCGTCCTGCGGGTTTTTTGAGATATTGCCCGGTATTCGCAAGGTACCGCGCTTTAAGCGCAGAAACTGCGGTATCCGCATGTCCTACATCCGCGATTCCTAACTCTTCTGTCGGGTTGTGGAGTATCAGTAAATGCGGTTGAATATCCGCCATTTCTTTTGCAATCGCGATAATAAGGTCAGTAGTTACAGTCAAGAGTTCGTCAGGAAAACGCAGAAACCGTACATCGGTTACCCCGAGGAGTTTCATTCCTTTAACTACTTCTTTTTCCTTCCGCCCGATTGCTTGTTTTTTATCGCTGCCGGTTTTAGTTTTATGGAGGCCGCTTTTCTCGCCGAACCGCAAAAGGTCGTTACGTTTTAAATCATGGGTATCAACTCCATGTGTGCAAACAACAACGGAAACATTATCTCCGCGTAAAGCGTGTTTGCATAACGTACCGCCCGCACCGTCAATCGCATCTGCCGGGTGGCATACTACTGCCATAATGTTAAGTTTATTTTTCATGATCAGTACCTATCGCGCCAATGCTTTCTTCTAGGCCGTCCACTGGGAGGAAACACTCCGTGCCCGCTATCACGGTTGTTGGTATGCCGGCGTTGTTGTTGGCGTTCAGGACGGTTATGCCTTCGCGGTTCCTGCCTGAGTTCAGTTTTTTCTGGGATACTAACCGTTTGTTTTTCCACTTGTTTTTCAATTAAGAGTTTTAGCAGTGCACCGGCAATTTCCAGTGACGTTGTATTATTGTTGATCAATGTTTCCAGCATCGTAGTGTAATGCGTGAGTTTGCCTTTACCCATTACCTCCCTAACTTTTTCGAAGAGTTGTGTAACCTGGTTTTGTTCAACTTCTTTATGCGAAGGTATATTTTCACGGATAATTTTGGTATTCGCGTATCTCTGGATATCACGTAATTTGTACATATCTCTTCCTGCAACCAAAGTGAATGCTTTACCGGTTTTACCCGCACGGCCAGTACGGCCGATACGGTGGACATAATATTCTTCATCCTGGGGAACATCGTAGTTGAAGACGGCTTCAATATTCTCAACATCAATCCCCCGAGCGGCAACATCGGTCGCAACCAGGATTTCTATAGCGCTGTTTCTGAACTTTTCCATAACCCTGTTACGCTGAGACTGGTTCATATCACCGTGTATTGCATCAGCGGAATATCCCCGGC
This Elusimicrobiota bacterium DNA region includes the following protein-coding sequences:
- a CDS encoding RNA methyltransferase, which gives rise to MINKLKNKKERDELGLFIVEGIKCVNEAIASGWTIETLVFEKGFDENRILYGKEDLRAKKFFVPIDGIQRIQTVKTWPGVMAVVRQKRYALTDITDGTVIIALENVADPGNLGTIIRTCDWFGVKNIMLSENSVDVYNEKTVRGTMGSIFRTRVYESITIMEDIAKMKKNGYSVYALTLDGEDVKETKLASKNSIYLFGNESTGLTEYVVEKADKKYKISGGGNRIDSLNLAVSVGVVLNNIINLKS
- a CDS encoding FAD-dependent oxidoreductase, producing MKKFTCDVLVIGGGVTGVTAAVAAARNGADTLLVERYGTLGGLATMGMVSPMYGFWSGDTQVVKGIAEEVINELRKYHGGTLGYQLLVDNCPGENKCTDDYKCPASGVKRVAVVDTEILKLVLPKMLEEAGVRVMLYTQVVNTSVKTRRVVSVAIESYGRAIITPRVVIDATGDGLIAGKLSPEKTGIIKQIQKPPTLMFRIGNVKIKKNRVFYKGGDGIGRLLLLRWPNSGEYIVNSPSGINKFDGTDAASLTHAQITAAKLVAPRVEYLRKNVPGCEDIKLLGVAAQIGIRDCLRVKGDYTLTLDDVISDRKFKDGIAAGCHPVDLHMPSDKLGGKNIIRRRCGGFYHIPYRSLVPSKTDNLLMAGRCISATFEAQGSTRVQATCMATGQAAGTAAALCIKDKYCDLRKVNMTELRNKLLKQNVVL
- a CDS encoding alcohol dehydrogenase catalytic domain-containing protein, producing MLQAKVVEYNKIVVEDVPVPHAGKGEVVLKVIICGICGSDIHAFTGKHPFITPPIVPGHEMSGVIHELGDGVTGLKPGERVTIEPSIVCGTCPQCRAGRYNICDNLKVIGCQIDGAFAEYLRVPADRVVKIPDTMTHDQAVFIEPAAVAVHTVIRAGIENLAAPSACVLITGAGTIGLMVLQTAVAFGAREIVITDTIDSRLELAKKLGAKYGVNIKTVTLTNWMKDKYGIQNPVTLAFDCVGNEFSFDSCILTARKGARIVVVGVYPGKVPVNMSWVQDREFEIVGTLMYTRKDYVKAIELIDTGKIHNTELISKRVPLKDVASLYASIGKPSPNPGIKMLVDISTDLGK
- a CDS encoding SGNH/GDSL hydrolase family protein, whose amino-acid sequence is MYKFRPSIINTLIFAFFATTTLPAINAAMVSNDPEIYAEQPSDFDVTVSSPDFTKSKYKALRWVNPRTDDNCQMKVCGLAWFDKQKTYHRMPTDPKYNLPSAVVNRATFGSGTQVRFRTDSRKLVVRVRLNRLATNPQMAYSGQNGVDCYFGTPGTTEKEGMQFISTARFGIKNTWYESVMYELKESKLRDVTLYLPISTHVEDFMVGLDSTAVIEPPLPYDSNKQIVFYGTSITQGHNVSRPGMTFTSILSRRINYEIINVGFGGSGKGEPEVAHALAEISPVAMYVLDYERNVGTVESYQKTLPEFINILRTAHKDIPIIVTSCPKVPKDYVNGTAAPLATKKREFGISHIKELQNAGDKFIWFVDGMTYFGNSAADCTTDGLHPNDYGSVRIADVLCPEIKRVLDLK
- a CDS encoding nitroreductase family protein → MAEPDFEKSVIDVIKSRISFRSYENQPLNPDLQKQIENLIPACVSSLPFGNEIVLKLINSTEIDIKISIMGTYGMITGAQTYIAGKVKKSQRGLEDFGYAMEKLIIHLTDINLGTCWLGGSFNRHDFVKLLDVQTTELIPAITPVGVVVDDLRHKALRKMFGSRNRKPWNELFYDKTFNTAFTKDVDAGEYAVPFEMVRIAPSASNRQPWRLVKDGKDVHFFIERLPSYQAMLKVLGVDLQRVDLGIAMAHFTLTCSAVSISGGWQVLERCPVLTLPPNTEYITSWIKR
- a CDS encoding DUF1854 domain-containing protein; protein product: MTEDMDRYTQYIIDPAKVKFYRNANDTGGLAMELIGSDGIKEVYPIIRPVRVFPITAPEEYISICDKGNKEIGILQKLSVLSADQQKLIRHELWLRYVMPVVTEIVDIEKGPNAFRWEIITNRGKKVLYVKERNEQLTFIGRFRIIINDVENCRYDITDYRKLSKHSLLELEKVI
- a CDS encoding ABC transporter ATP-binding protein, whose product is MLKKLRKNNQLKKGQNILPVMVSEAVKQQFPNETIIISALTDLLFDATYGKEWVVLTSTRVLIYTQTGDEELESYSLRTEYALSTLADAKAENTVGGGILELITPDGETLRAALYSNTHARRFARLAHSIQSKVQKKDSKQNVVPEEHTKYCETCGFPIPEGMESCPACSKKGRTFTRLLEFSRPYTKSLWVVLLVMILSTLCGLVAPYTSKILVDDVLKPMKNEWMLAPLALALLISYIGQNFLSALHGQLVAILGHKVVYDVRTQLYARLQELSLSFYDKKQTGSLMARVNQDTNEVGQLLVDWLPITTESILTIIGIGFFLCKLSWKLTVIIIIPIIITIWFFKSIWPKVRVYFHRYLETRAKISALVSDTLSGVRVVKAFGQEKAELQKFDEKNIDFRDAGILLEKKWAIYHPISHLLIMLGSVIVWYVGGKFIFAQEMTLGDVIAYSGYLSMFYRPVQTLTRMANTVVNTLSAGERIFDIIETEPEIKDAPDAVEVNDLKGEIEFRNVTFGYNKFKPVITNLSLKIAPNEIVGLAGHSGAGKSTIINLICRLYDTDAGTIFIDGHDVKKIKYADFRKHVGIVLQEPYLFSGTIAENILYAKPNASRNDIIRAAKIANAHDFIIKKPDGYDTNVGERGVRLSVGEKQRISIARAVLSSPRILILDEATSSVDLETERDIQEALERLVTGRTTVVIAHRLSTLRNCHRLLVIEEGKNIEIGTYQELIEKNGAFYKLVKLQEQLSQIRRV
- a CDS encoding sulfatase, coding for MVGKQKVVLRILLSSVTVVTFMRSADAKKPNVVLIVADDLGYNGLSIQECHDIATPNIDSIAKDGVRFTNGYVSCPVCSPSRAGFITGRYQQRFGHEFNPGTAVESGNLVLTEKTLAEQLKPAGYVTGIFGKWHLGRKDAHRPLQRGFDNFFGFLGGAHMYMNYKITSEEGYNNIYNGNTPVEDGYTTDVFTREAVKFIDNNAVGKTPFFLYLPYNAVHLPLQTTPEYLSKFNNITDPKRRQHAAMLTSLDDNIGYILATLKKYGLENDTIVIFISDNGGPTLANTSSNLPFRGYKGNVLEGGIRVPFMIKWPGKLTAGKIYNEPVISLDIVPTVLSAAGIDIPVELDGVNLMPYITAQKNSSPHNALFWRYGMQKAVRSGEWKLETTGIGTGTTGKNPQKWELYNLAIDLGEENDVAAANPDIVNKLYALYTNWEQQMIPPKWSGKVKTVKKKKKG